In Litoribacterium kuwaitense, one DNA window encodes the following:
- a CDS encoding PepSY domain-containing protein, whose product MNKKVTGIALAGTLALGGLGFGSHALANGTVELELDHERGVTQHTVNAVTISPEKAKEIALKERDGKVTDFELTRNYGHVMYEVDIAVNGDDEDVYVSAWSGKVLIDGKPWVPKQAIKVTRDQAIEAALNKTGGGTVTDTDIEVEHGRVFYDIEVRTSKGERNVYIDARSGKILAERPDYDRDDHDDDDDRDEENVNVNISKEQAKEAALNGKNNHVDDIELEYINGKWYYEVDVEDDGKDDIYVDANTGKVVNKSELYDVELSMQEAHKIALKKAPGTIVEASLDEDDGRGEYEFEIRANNGDEVEITIDAKTGSIIEFERDDD is encoded by the coding sequence GGAACAGTTGAGCTCGAGCTTGATCACGAGCGCGGTGTCACCCAGCATACAGTTAATGCAGTTACCATTTCACCTGAAAAAGCGAAGGAAATTGCCCTTAAAGAACGAGACGGAAAAGTGACAGATTTTGAACTGACGAGAAATTATGGCCATGTCATGTATGAAGTTGATATTGCAGTCAATGGTGACGATGAAGATGTTTACGTAAGTGCTTGGAGCGGCAAGGTACTCATCGACGGAAAGCCGTGGGTACCTAAACAAGCTATAAAAGTGACACGTGATCAAGCTATCGAAGCAGCACTGAACAAAACAGGCGGCGGAACAGTGACAGATACCGACATTGAAGTCGAGCATGGAAGAGTGTTTTACGACATCGAAGTGCGGACGTCTAAAGGCGAACGAAATGTTTATATCGACGCTCGCTCAGGCAAAATTTTAGCCGAACGTCCCGATTACGATCGTGATGATCACGATGACGATGATGATAGAGACGAGGAAAACGTCAACGTGAATATTAGCAAGGAACAAGCGAAAGAAGCAGCGCTAAACGGAAAAAATAACCACGTTGATGACATTGAATTAGAGTACATCAATGGCAAATGGTACTACGAAGTGGACGTAGAAGATGACGGAAAAGATGATATTTACGTCGATGCGAACACAGGAAAAGTTGTCAATAAGTCAGAGCTCTATGACGTTGAACTTTCTATGCAGGAAGCACACAAGATCGCGCTAAAAAAAGCTCCAGGAACGATTGTGGAGGCATCTTTAGATGAAGATGACGGGCGCGGAGAATACGAATTTGAAATCCGGGCAAACAATGGTGATGAAGTAGAGATCACTATTGATGCTAAGACAGGAAGCATTATTGAATTTGAACGAGACGACGATTAA
- a CDS encoding response regulator transcription factor, which translates to MRRLLIVDDDPDIVNLIAIYLQNEGYEVEKAFNGEEAFQVMEAQDVDLVILDVMMPKMDGIEVTRRIREVKDTPILMVSAKAEDMDKILGLMTGADDYMIKPFNPLELIARVKSLLRRSYQYKPNSPAEEDEDHAHLLQCGPLTINTARHEVTVDGDVVSLTAKEFDILHLMAQHPGRVYSAENLFEHVWKESYYSSNNTVMVHISNLRDKIEKKLGYKMIHTVWGVGYKLET; encoded by the coding sequence ATGAGACGTTTATTAATCGTTGATGACGATCCAGATATTGTGAACTTGATTGCGATATATTTGCAAAATGAAGGGTATGAAGTTGAAAAGGCATTCAATGGAGAGGAAGCATTTCAAGTCATGGAAGCGCAGGATGTTGATCTCGTCATCCTTGATGTTATGATGCCAAAAATGGATGGGATTGAGGTTACGCGGCGGATTCGTGAAGTTAAAGATACGCCAATCCTTATGGTCAGTGCAAAGGCAGAGGATATGGATAAGATTCTTGGGTTGATGACCGGAGCAGATGATTATATGATTAAGCCGTTTAACCCGTTGGAGCTGATCGCACGGGTCAAGTCGTTACTGCGTCGTTCCTATCAGTATAAACCTAATTCCCCAGCTGAAGAAGACGAGGATCATGCTCATTTGCTACAATGTGGCCCACTGACCATTAACACGGCTCGCCATGAAGTGACGGTTGACGGTGACGTTGTTTCATTAACGGCAAAGGAATTTGATATTCTTCATCTCATGGCTCAGCATCCTGGTCGCGTGTATTCAGCTGAAAATCTATTTGAACATGTATGGAAGGAATCGTATTATTCGTCTAATAATACAGTGATGGTTCACATTAGTAATTTACGTGACAAGATTGAAAAAAAGCTTGGATACAAAATGATTCATACGGTGTGGGGAGTTGGATATAAACTTGAAACGTAA
- a CDS encoding sensor histidine kinase encodes MKRKIVHPLQLQLLITIGLSAVLGVLVAMAFIFVCIIIVSIGIVPPSIVDLIRNLFGINLAILIVGVVSSLVFFALFIIFFTRRWMKELEQTIRGSEYIAQGKFSYRLPFSRNEEIDQLRTNLNAVSTQLDSAIAEERNAVQAKNELVSNVSHDLRTPLTSIIGYLRLIDEDRYKDEVELRYFTDIAYRKSLRLNRMVNDLFEYTRVSFGGIRMNKRPLDIVSLLQQLGSEYDNSFRALGVELSIHGGERSAVVLADGDQLVRVFENLFANSVKYGAQGGKIDVEIELNGDAVGVKVINYGEPIPEEDLPYLFDRFYRVDKSRTDDHGGSGLGLAISRSIIDLHDGKIQADSTHEKTTFQVTLPLWERAS; translated from the coding sequence TTGAAACGTAAAATCGTTCACCCGCTACAGCTTCAGCTTTTGATTACGATTGGTCTTTCTGCTGTGCTCGGAGTACTCGTAGCGATGGCATTTATTTTTGTATGCATCATTATCGTTTCTATCGGCATCGTACCTCCGAGTATTGTCGATTTAATTCGTAATCTTTTTGGCATAAATTTGGCGATCTTGATTGTCGGAGTTGTTAGTTCACTCGTTTTTTTCGCCTTATTTATTATTTTTTTCACCCGTCGCTGGATGAAGGAGCTAGAGCAAACCATTCGTGGCAGTGAGTATATCGCCCAAGGGAAATTTTCTTACCGGCTTCCCTTCTCACGCAATGAAGAAATCGATCAACTGAGGACAAATTTAAACGCTGTGTCAACGCAATTAGATAGTGCTATTGCCGAGGAGAGAAATGCGGTTCAGGCAAAAAATGAGCTCGTTTCTAACGTGTCTCACGATTTGCGCACGCCTTTAACATCGATCATCGGCTACTTGCGTTTAATTGACGAGGATCGTTACAAAGACGAGGTTGAGCTGCGCTACTTTACAGACATTGCTTACCGTAAATCTTTACGGCTGAATCGAATGGTAAACGACTTGTTTGAGTATACACGCGTAAGCTTCGGTGGAATCCGTATGAATAAACGCCCTTTGGATATTGTTTCTCTCTTACAGCAGCTAGGTTCAGAATATGACAATTCATTTCGCGCTTTGGGAGTTGAATTGAGTATTCATGGTGGTGAGAGGTCGGCAGTAGTTTTGGCAGATGGTGATCAGCTTGTGCGAGTTTTTGAAAACCTTTTTGCCAACTCCGTCAAGTATGGAGCGCAGGGAGGGAAGATTGATGTAGAGATTGAGCTGAACGGTGATGCTGTAGGTGTGAAGGTCATCAACTACGGGGAACCTATTCCAGAGGAGGACCTTCCTTATTTATTTGATCGGTTTTATCGTGTAGATAAATCGAGAACGGATGATCATGGGGGATCAGGACTTGGTCTGGCTATCTCTAGAAGCATTATTGATTTACATGATGGGAAGATACAGGCGGACAGTACCCATGAAAAAACGACGTTCCAAGTCACACTTCCATTGTGGGAGAGGGCTTCTTGA
- a CDS encoding GNAT family N-acetyltransferase: protein MWLGSSLGNRKNQNGRPIFIGSCGFHECSPRNARVEMGYELDPFFWGNGYATEALATMIHWGFSEGRLLRIGATVMPENKASLKLLTRLGFQQEGLLKDYIMQDGELRDVIMHRLLKREWLHLTKRH from the coding sequence ATATGGCTGGGGTCTTCGCTGGGCAATCGAAAAAACCAAAACGGCCGACCGATCTTTATAGGCAGCTGCGGCTTTCATGAATGCTCGCCACGAAATGCGCGAGTGGAAATGGGCTACGAGCTGGACCCATTTTTTTGGGGAAACGGCTATGCTACTGAAGCGCTAGCAACAATGATCCATTGGGGGTTTTCGGAAGGAAGACTTCTGCGAATTGGGGCGACGGTCATGCCTGAAAACAAAGCGTCATTAAAATTACTCACACGACTTGGCTTTCAGCAAGAAGGTTTATTAAAAGATTATATTATGCAGGATGGCGAGCTCCGAGACGTCATCATGCATCGGCTGCTAAAACGAGAATGGCTACACTTGACGAAGCGTCATTAA
- a CDS encoding GNAT family N-acetyltransferase has product MDVPTLYTNRLRLRPLREQDAQPLFQILSNKEVTKMYGMEKLTTFEEAVLLVRSLRESVQYGWGLRWAIEKTKTADRSL; this is encoded by the coding sequence ATGGACGTACCAACACTCTATACGAACCGCTTGCGGCTCCGCCCGTTACGAGAGCAAGATGCCCAACCGCTCTTTCAAATTTTAAGCAATAAAGAAGTCACAAAAATGTATGGCATGGAAAAACTAACGACCTTTGAGGAGGCCGTCCTTTTAGTGCGTTCTTTGCGGGAAAGCGTTCAATATGGCTGGGGTCTTCGCTGGGCAATCGAAAAAACCAAAACGGCCGACCGATCTTTATAG